The sequence TGAGCGTGCGCGCCAATGTCTCCTATGGCCTGGAAATGGAACGGCTGCCGGCTAAGGAAATCCGCGCGCGCGTCGACGCCATCCTGGCGACCACCGAACTCGTCCCCTTCGCCGACCGCAAGCCGGAACAACTGTCGGGCGGCCAGAAGCAGCGCGTCGCGCTCGCCCGCGCCCTGGTCAAGCGGCCCCGCCTGCTGCTGCTCGACGAGCCGCTCGGCGCCCTCGACAAGAAGCTGCGCGGCGCCATGCAACTGGAACTGAAGCGGCTGCAGCACGAGGTCGGCATCACCTTCGTCATCGTCACTCACGACCAGGAAGAATCGCTGGTCATGGCCGACCGCATGGCGGTGTTGAAAGACGGCAGGCTGCTGCAATGCGACACGCCGCACGCGGTCTACGAGCATCCGGCCGACCGTTTCGTCGCCGACTTCATCGGCGTAATGAATTTCGTGCCGGGCAAAGTGTCAGCCGATGGCGTGGTGGCGGCGAATGGCGCGCGCATTGCCGGCAAGGCGCCCGCCACGCTCACACCGGGCGCATCGGCGGTTGCCTCGGTGCGGCCCGAGCGCATCCGACTGTTTCCAGAGGCTCAGACCGCCAACCGCACGACCGGCACCGTCGAGGCGCTGGCCTATCACGGCCTCGACCTGCAGCTGCATGTCCGCACACCGCTGTCGCCAAAACCGTTC is a genomic window of Mesorhizobium huakuii containing:
- a CDS encoding ABC transporter ATP-binding protein, translated to MSEPRTLLAIDHVSKNFGRVTAVDGISLDIRENEFFALLGPSGCGKTTLLRMLAGFETPSDGRILLDGKDIARTPPNKRPVNLMFQSYALFPHMSVRANVSYGLEMERLPAKEIRARVDAILATTELVPFADRKPEQLSGGQKQRVALARALVKRPRLLLLDEPLGALDKKLRGAMQLELKRLQHEVGITFVIVTHDQEESLVMADRMAVLKDGRLLQCDTPHAVYEHPADRFVADFIGVMNFVPGKVSADGVVAANGARIAGKAPATLTPGASAVASVRPERIRLFPEAQTANRTTGTVEALAYHGLDLQLHVRTPLSPKPFLVRVTADAADRRPVSSGDQIELGWDATDVRIFEE